TGAGGAAGAACTTGACGTTCCCGCGCGAGATCCTTGTCATCTTGAACGACCAGGTCGGGATTCGGCTGATCAGCAGAAGGCCAACGAGGATCATGTAGGTACAGATCACGATTCCCGGCAGCACCGGTGCGTCCGCGAAGGTAAAGGAAACATATATAGGCAACATGACAAGCAAAGCGCCAGCGGGGGAAGGTACGCCCTCGAAATAAGCGCTGTCGTGATCCTCGCCGTCCGATTTATTGCCCACATTGAACCGTGCCAGCCGCATGACGCAGCAGATCGCAAAGATCAGCACGGATATCCAGCCCAGGCCGCGGATGTCTTGCAAGGCCCAGAAATACAGCGTGAGCGACGGGGCAACCCCGAAATTCAGGAAATCGGCGAGAGAATCGAGTTCCGCCCCGATCTTGCTGCAACTGCCGAGAAGGCGGGCGATCCGCCCGTCCATCGCATCAAGGATGCCGGCCGCGATGATGAGTTGCACCGCAAGCATGTAATTTTCCTGCACGCCAAACCTGATGGCAGACATACCAGCGCAAATGGCCGTTATGGTCAGCACATTCGGCAGTAACTGGATCAGGGAAAACCCGGGCTCGGATTTGTTCGAGGGTTCCGCCATGGGTTCTTCTAACCGCCTTGAGGCGGGGAAAGCAAATCGGCCAGAACGGTTTCACCGGCAACCATCGTTTGACCGATGCTTACCAGCGGCATCACGCCCACTGGCAGATAGACATCCAGCCGCGAACCGAAGCGGATCAGGCCGAAGCGTTCACCGGTCTGCAGCCTGTCCCCCGGCTTGACGAAACAGACGATGCGCCGCGCCACCAGGCCCGCGATCTGCACAACGGCCAGATCCCGCCCGTCGTCCATGCGGATGCACAGGCTGTTGCGCTCGTTATCCGCACTTGCCTTGTCCAGTGAGGCATTGAAGAACTTGCCCGGGCGGTAGGCGAGTGACGCGACCTCGCCCGCGACCGGGGACCGGTTCACATGGCAATTGAACACGTTCATGAAAACGCTGATCCGGGTGAGCGGGACATCCGGCATGCCAAGCTCGGCAGGCGGCACGGCCTCTTCGATGAGCGAGACGATCCCGTCGGCCGGGCTGACGATCACTCCGGGGCGCGCCGGGGGGAAGCGCACCGGATCGCGGAAGAAATAATAGCACCAGATGGTCAGGCCGACGCCGATCCAGCCCAGCAAATCCGACAGCAGGAACAGGCCGAGCGTCACGACCGCGAAGATCGCCACGAAGCGGATGCCTTCCCGATGCATCGGCTTGATGAATGTGTCGCGCATGCGCATGTGTCTCTGTTCTCCTCGGAACTTGGTTTTCAAAGGACGAATGGAATGACGGCCCGCCATTCGCGGGTTTTACGGCGCCCACAGCCAAAACCCGGGGTGGACCTACCTCATGACAGCCGGAAAAGATATGCCAAATGCACAGCAGGCGATTCATCGCTACGATGAACCGCCTGTAGGAATGCCCGGCTGCAGGCAGTCTTCAACCGGTGATCGAGGCCAGAGTTTCCAATGTCTGCTCCACCCCGGCACGGGTCGTGACCACACCCGGCGACATCCGCAATGTCTGGCTTCGCGAATCCGCATGGATGCCGGCGTCGCGCAAACCCGAGACGACATCCGCGCCGGGGAGTTTGTCCGGCAAGGTGACCATCAGGCTGCCCCCCCGCTGATCGGGGTCGCGTGGGCTGGCCAGCCGGAGATTCAGATCGTCGAAGCCGTCCAGCAATATCGCCGACAGTTCCCTGTTGTGCGACAGGATGGCCGCGTGGTCCTGACGGTTGTACCATTCGAGCGCCGGCAGGCTCGCCACGGCGGGCACCGATGCCGGTGTGCCGTGATCGAAACGCCGGATACCGGTTGCGAACTCGAACGCATCCAGCCCCCAGGAAAACGGATTGTCCTGCGAGAACCATCCGCGCAGATCCGGATGACATTCCGGGATCAGCCGTGGCGAGACATAGATCACCCCGGCTCCGGGCGTACCGCACATCCATTTGAGACTGGTCGAGAGGGTGAAATCCACCTCGGGCGCGTGGACATCATAGGGCAGCAGGCCAGCAGCCTGGGTGATATCCGTGCCAATGACGCTGCCCATCTCGCGGCCATGCGCGACCAGCCGCTCGAGATCGCAGCGATGCGAACTGGTCGAACTGACCCAGGTCAGCAGCGCCAGCCCCACTTCAGGCGTCCATGCGTCGATGAAATCCTCGTCCTCGACCCAGGTGGCACCCTGCCGCAAGGGAACCGTCCGCAGCGTGAAACCAAGGCGCGGGGCCAGTCCGGTCAGCAGGAAATGCAGCGAGGGAAAGCAATCCTCGGCAACAAGCACCTGCTTGCCCTTCAGATACTTGTCCGGCAAGGCACCGATGATCGATGCAAGGCCGCTGGTGACATTCTCGGTCGTGGTCATCGTGTCCTCGGGGGCGTTGACTATCCCGCGCCACAGATCGATGAAGCGCTGCCGCTGCCCCAGAACAAACCCCCACTGGCCGTCATCGCAGGCGGCCCAGCTGTCGCAGAACGCATCCATCCCGCGCTTCAGGTCGGTGGCCTTGCCGGAATATTGCCCGATCGAGTGATAAAGCAGGTAGGC
This region of Paracoccus saliphilus genomic DNA includes:
- a CDS encoding aminotransferase class V-fold PLP-dependent enzyme, whose translation is MRDTAEPGEAYLLYHSIGQYSGKATDLKRGMDAFCDSWAACDDGQWGFVLGQRQRFIDLWRGIVNAPEDTMTTTENVTSGLASIIGALPDKYLKGKQVLVAEDCFPSLHFLLTGLAPRLGFTLRTVPLRQGATWVEDEDFIDAWTPEVGLALLTWVSSTSSHRCDLERLVAHGREMGSVIGTDITQAAGLLPYDVHAPEVDFTLSTSLKWMCGTPGAGVIYVSPRLIPECHPDLRGWFSQDNPFSWGLDAFEFATGIRRFDHGTPASVPAVASLPALEWYNRQDHAAILSHNRELSAILLDGFDDLNLRLASPRDPDQRGGSLMVTLPDKLPGADVVSGLRDAGIHADSRSQTLRMSPGVVTTRAGVEQTLETLASITG
- the pssA gene encoding CDP-diacylglycerol--serine O-phosphatidyltransferase, translating into MAEPSNKSEPGFSLIQLLPNVLTITAICAGMSAIRFGVQENYMLAVQLIIAAGILDAMDGRIARLLGSCSKIGAELDSLADFLNFGVAPSLTLYFWALQDIRGLGWISVLIFAICCVMRLARFNVGNKSDGEDHDSAYFEGVPSPAGALLVMLPIYVSFTFADAPVLPGIVICTYMILVGLLLISRIPTWSFKMTRISRGNVKFFLIGVAIIGAALLTFAWITLIALCLGYIGMVIWAGIDKKRPSGR
- a CDS encoding phosphatidylserine decarboxylase is translated as MRMRDTFIKPMHREGIRFVAIFAVVTLGLFLLSDLLGWIGVGLTIWCYYFFRDPVRFPPARPGVIVSPADGIVSLIEEAVPPAELGMPDVPLTRISVFMNVFNCHVNRSPVAGEVASLAYRPGKFFNASLDKASADNERNSLCIRMDDGRDLAVVQIAGLVARRIVCFVKPGDRLQTGERFGLIRFGSRLDVYLPVGVMPLVSIGQTMVAGETVLADLLSPPQGG